One stretch of Candidatus Wallbacteria bacterium DNA includes these proteins:
- a CDS encoding YbhB/YbcL family Raf kinase inhibitor-like protein: MQKLTLKSPVFEESKAIPSKYTSDGENISPPLTWSEVPKGAKSLALISDDPDSPMGTWVHWVVYNIPPTATGLPEKILQTEKLPDGTLQGLSDFKKTGYCGPCPPAGTHHYFFKLYALDILLPDKPGLTKSGLESLMNGHILAQGELVGLYKRKK; the protein is encoded by the coding sequence ATGCAGAAATTAACTCTGAAAAGCCCTGTGTTTGAAGAAAGCAAGGCGATCCCTTCCAAGTACACCAGCGACGGCGAAAACATCTCTCCCCCGCTCACCTGGTCCGAAGTTCCCAAGGGAGCTAAAAGCCTGGCCCTGATTTCAGACGATCCTGATTCTCCGATGGGTACCTGGGTGCATTGGGTGGTCTACAATATCCCGCCAACAGCAACCGGCCTCCCGGAAAAAATCCTGCAGACTGAAAAACTGCCTGACGGCACGCTGCAGGGACTCTCAGACTTCAAAAAAACCGGTTATTGCGGCCCCTGTCCTCCTGCAGGCACTCACCACTATTTTTTTAAACTGTATGCACTTGACATATTACTGCCGGACAAACCAGGCCTGACCAAGAGCGGCCTGGAGAGCCTGATGAACGGCCATATACTCGCTCAGGGAGAACTGGTGGGGCTTTACAAGCGGAAGAAATAG
- a CDS encoding alpha-amylase family glycosyl hydrolase gives MNFNWLETVFSCPSAQFLNPEYPKQGEEIIISIRVSRENRIRKIFLRTSPEGEEILQEMQPGKVDRFFLYYSITTRFYTAKISYRFFIMACDGRFYHYNNRGIQSTTPLDCFDFKLLTERSPSWTAEAVFYQIFPDRFYNGNPARNYRDNEYSYQKKKVKVRQWGETPGSFSGALSTYQYIDFYNGDLEGILTKLDYLNQLGVNCLYLTPIFLSPSNHKYDTQDYFEIDPHLGDKKVFSELTAELRRRGMRIILDGVFNHSGISCSWFNQSSDKSGACSSDPSFREFYTFLDKDKYECWLGVSSLPKLNFKSVRLRDLLYRKSDSVMQYWMREPFSIDGWRYDVANMLARQKDFQEYVQVWHEIRIALKSLNPESYLMGEHFFDGTELLTENCLDGLMNYQGFYFPIYRWLTGKSDFKSDGRGQNLEITFTGLDAAAQMQDFFSAIPWQKALGQYNLLNSHDRPRLISVLGGDLNKLKTAILALFTFPGIPSLFYGDEIGLEGLRDPDCRRCMIWEERDWNSGLLSHYKKLIKLRKKSGALQSGSFQWLHSDEKSLSFSRFNQSETLVTVLSPENKAVLVPVWRLGYLDGEAESALTEQKFKFRDGFLESTGSDIFRLL, from the coding sequence ATGAATTTCAACTGGCTGGAAACAGTTTTTTCATGCCCTTCTGCTCAATTCCTGAACCCTGAATACCCAAAGCAGGGTGAAGAAATCATAATTTCAATCCGCGTCAGCAGGGAAAACAGGATCAGGAAGATATTTCTACGCACTTCCCCTGAAGGGGAGGAAATCCTGCAGGAGATGCAGCCTGGGAAAGTCGACCGTTTTTTTTTGTATTATTCCATCACGACCAGGTTTTATACAGCTAAAATTTCGTATCGTTTTTTCATCATGGCTTGTGATGGCCGATTTTACCATTACAACAACCGCGGAATTCAGAGTACAACCCCACTGGATTGCTTTGACTTCAAACTGTTAACCGAACGCAGTCCGTCCTGGACAGCGGAAGCGGTTTTTTACCAGATTTTTCCGGACAGGTTTTACAACGGAAATCCAGCCAGAAATTACAGAGATAATGAATACTCATATCAGAAGAAAAAAGTAAAAGTCCGGCAATGGGGTGAAACGCCGGGATCTTTTTCCGGTGCTCTTTCAACGTATCAGTATATCGATTTTTACAACGGAGATCTTGAAGGGATCCTGACAAAGCTGGATTACCTGAATCAACTGGGCGTAAACTGCCTGTATCTGACTCCGATCTTCCTCTCCCCTTCCAATCATAAATACGACACTCAGGATTATTTTGAAATCGATCCGCATCTGGGAGACAAGAAAGTCTTTTCTGAACTTACTGCCGAACTTCGCAGGCGTGGAATGCGGATAATCCTGGACGGCGTCTTCAACCACAGTGGAATTTCCTGTTCCTGGTTCAATCAGAGTTCCGATAAATCAGGTGCCTGCAGTTCAGATCCGTCATTCCGCGAATTCTATACCTTTCTGGACAAGGATAAATATGAATGCTGGCTTGGGGTTTCCTCACTGCCCAAGCTCAATTTCAAATCAGTTCGCCTGCGAGACCTGCTTTACCGTAAATCTGATTCAGTGATGCAGTATTGGATGCGGGAACCGTTCAGCATCGATGGCTGGCGATATGACGTAGCCAACATGCTGGCGCGCCAGAAGGATTTTCAAGAATACGTCCAGGTCTGGCACGAAATCAGAATCGCCTTGAAGAGTCTTAATCCTGAATCTTATCTGATGGGAGAACATTTTTTCGACGGCACGGAACTGTTGACTGAAAACTGCCTGGACGGGCTGATGAATTATCAGGGGTTTTATTTTCCAATCTATCGCTGGCTGACTGGAAAATCAGATTTCAAGAGTGACGGCAGGGGTCAGAATCTGGAAATCACCTTCACAGGGTTGGACGCAGCAGCTCAGATGCAGGATTTTTTCTCAGCGATTCCCTGGCAGAAAGCTCTCGGGCAATACAATCTGCTTAATTCTCATGACAGACCGCGCCTGATTTCAGTGTTAGGCGGGGACCTGAACAAGTTGAAGACAGCCATCCTGGCCCTATTCACATTTCCGGGGATCCCTTCGCTGTTCTATGGGGATGAGATCGGCCTTGAAGGTTTGAGAGATCCGGACTGCAGGAGATGCATGATCTGGGAAGAGCGCGACTGGAACAGCGGACTGCTCTCACATTATAAAAAGCTCATCAAATTGCGGAAAAAATCCGGAGCTCTTCAGAGCGGAAGCTTTCAATGGCTTCATTCAGACGAAAAAAGCCTGTCTTTTTCCAGATTCAATCAGTCAGAGACGCTGGTTACTGTTTTGAGTCCGGAAAATAAAGCTGTACTGGTGCCTGTCTGGCGCTTGGGATATCTTGATGGTGAAGCCGAATCAGCACTGACGGAACAGAAATTCAAGTTCAGGGATGGTTTTCTGGAATCAACTGGTTCCGATATTTTCAGACTGCTGTAA
- a CDS encoding zinc ribbon domain-containing protein, which yields MPIYEYRCQMCDKLHEFFLRLNEAAPDKCPDCGGNLKKAVSTMAFVLKGSGFYLNDYASTDKKKGISSEKTPVPEAKNDVKAEAKTDSKTDAKTETWKDNRPEKTESGKDAKPEQKSEPKPETKPEPAKKPVNTPA from the coding sequence ATGCCGATCTATGAATACAGATGCCAGATGTGCGACAAGCTGCATGAATTTTTCCTGCGCCTGAACGAGGCTGCACCTGACAAGTGCCCGGACTGCGGGGGTAATTTGAAAAAGGCAGTCTCCACCATGGCCTTTGTTCTTAAGGGCAGTGGATTCTATCTGAATGATTACGCTTCAACCGATAAAAAGAAAGGGATCAGCAGCGAAAAAACACCGGTACCTGAAGCCAAAAACGATGTCAAGGCTGAAGCCAAGACTGATTCCAAGACAGATGCCAAAACTGAAACCTGGAAAGATAACAGACCCGAAAAAACAGAATCCGGCAAGGATGCCAAACCTGAGCAGAAAAGCGAACCAAAACCTGAAACCAAGCCGGAACCTGCGAAAAAACCTGTAAATACACCAGCTTAG
- a CDS encoding serine/threonine-protein kinase has translation MNGTISLEKGTILSGCTVLEKIGEGGMGSVYKAHDPALDRIVAVKIMNASSDAVGRERFLREAKLLAQCRHPGVVQIHAFGEYQGFPYFVMEHVEGTSLDTFIKKAKLVSGTQHNLEELLELGYLKESPAELPYFLRDPLNRPLEDAEYIGRVGSLIAGIADTLAEVHRLGIMHRDIKPSNILICRDGAVKLVDFGLALSGVEHDLTRIDQILGTLNYMAPEQFMGSKGKITSGTDIFSLGVVYYELCTLHRPIEETEPAAVVGRITRSDFQEPRSFNPNISKTVNHIIMKCLQSEQNQRYASATLLASEIRAAESVSPIVQNIKDFFHDASVLTPPVVPEKRQRRVSTVRTYVKGHRKLIIIAVVIFFIFLDKFSEEPFSGTRIFLAARTEVNGIMYLKLVSESGNQGRMRMLLLEGDETDQFKVLELNSDECTLLDKKSDEERTISFSDYNPLQYDEKLFYDLSKKVNVRISGNLYRYLSDQMKLPVYGDRDFLKHEVTVTATNVEMNSIFRTFSYHFQIAQNGDIYFVKLR, from the coding sequence ATGAACGGTACCATCTCTCTTGAGAAAGGGACAATCCTTTCTGGCTGCACTGTGCTCGAGAAGATCGGCGAAGGCGGTATGGGCTCTGTTTATAAAGCCCATGACCCGGCCCTTGACCGCATTGTGGCAGTCAAAATTATGAACGCCTCTTCCGATGCTGTCGGCAGAGAGAGGTTTCTCAGGGAAGCCAAGCTCCTCGCTCAATGCCGGCATCCGGGAGTGGTGCAGATTCACGCTTTCGGAGAATACCAGGGCTTTCCTTACTTTGTAATGGAACATGTCGAAGGCACATCCCTGGATACTTTCATCAAGAAGGCCAAACTTGTCTCAGGAACTCAGCATAATCTTGAGGAACTGCTCGAACTGGGCTATCTGAAGGAGTCGCCGGCTGAACTCCCATATTTTCTGCGCGATCCGCTCAACCGCCCTCTGGAAGATGCCGAGTACATAGGGAGGGTCGGATCGCTGATCGCCGGAATTGCGGACACACTGGCAGAAGTGCACAGACTCGGCATCATGCACAGGGACATCAAACCGTCAAACATCCTGATCTGCAGGGACGGTGCTGTCAAGCTGGTGGATTTCGGACTTGCATTAAGTGGTGTTGAACACGACCTGACCCGCATCGATCAGATCCTGGGCACCCTGAATTACATGGCTCCGGAACAGTTCATGGGCAGTAAGGGAAAAATCACTTCAGGAACTGATATTTTCAGCCTGGGCGTTGTTTATTACGAACTATGCACTCTGCATCGCCCGATCGAGGAAACCGAGCCTGCTGCGGTTGTGGGCAGGATCACAAGGTCTGATTTCCAGGAACCCCGCTCATTCAATCCGAACATTTCCAAGACAGTGAATCACATCATCATGAAGTGCCTGCAGAGCGAGCAGAATCAAAGATATGCCTCAGCCACATTACTGGCTTCTGAAATTAGGGCTGCGGAAAGCGTCAGCCCGATCGTCCAGAACATCAAGGATTTTTTTCACGATGCATCAGTCCTGACACCTCCTGTTGTTCCGGAAAAGCGGCAGAGACGAGTTTCCACAGTCAGGACATATGTGAAAGGGCACCGGAAACTGATTATTATAGCAGTCGTGATTTTCTTTATTTTCCTGGATAAATTTTCCGAAGAACCTTTTTCCGGCACCCGGATTTTTCTCGCAGCCAGAACCGAAGTAAATGGAATCATGTATCTCAAACTGGTCTCTGAATCCGGCAATCAGGGAAGGATGCGGATGCTGCTTCTGGAAGGCGATGAGACTGACCAGTTCAAAGTACTGGAACTCAACTCCGATGAATGCACGTTGCTGGACAAGAAATCAGATGAGGAGAGGACGATTTCTTTCAGCGACTACAATCCTCTGCAGTATGACGAGAAACTGTTCTATGACCTGAGCAAAAAAGTAAATGTCAGAATTTCAGGAAACCTGTACAGATATCTTTCAGACCAGATGAAGCTGCCGGTATATGGGGACCGCGATTTTCTGAAGCACGAAGTTACTGTTACCGCCACCAATGTTGAAATGAATTCGATTTTTCGCACCTTTTCATATCATTTCCAGATCGCCCAGAACGGAGACATCTATTTCGTCAAACTCCGCTGA